The nucleotide sequence CGTCCATATAGACCTTCGGTCAATCTAAGAGTCGAGACTGAGGCAAAAAGTGCCCAGAGTTTTGACGCTGGTCGGAGTACCTCCGTTATTGATTTTGTTTTACAGGATGGCGCAAGGGTTAAAAAAGGTGATGTCGTACTCAGTTTCAATAGTGAAAGTACCAAGCATCGCTACGATCAAAAAGTCCACAATAAAACAGCCTCTGAACTTACCTATAAAAATAAGATATTTGAGATCAACAATAAGATTAAAGATTTAAAAAATGAAATTAAAGATCACAAAGAAGCCGTACTCACCCAAGAGGTCACTTTAAGCGCACTCCGCAACCTACCGAAAGAAGAAGATGTGAAACTCGCAAAAAGTAGCCTGCGAGTGGCTGAAGTTGACTTTGAAGCCGCACAAGAAGAACTTGACAAAGCCAAAATTCGTTTTGACAAAAATTATATTTCTTCCGTTGAATATGCCGCCATTGAACTCAATTATAAACTCAAAGATAATAGTCTCAAACAGCAACAAGCACTACTCTCCGTCACTCAAGAGAAGGCAGACCCGAGGTTAGTAAAAAAAGCAGAACTCAAACTTGAGAATTTGAGCCTCCAATATGAATTTTCGCAAAAAAGTTTATCGGACTCAATTAAAATTGCCGAATCAAAAATCAAAAAACAAGAAAAATACCTTGATAAACTTGATAAGGATATAGAAAAATATAAGGAACGCTTAGAAAACTTAGTCCAAAAAGCCGAGGTCGACGGTTTTGTGAAATATGCCTCTATTTCCACTCCGATTGAAGCTGGTAGCACGATTTATTGGGGTCAAACTCTAGCCTCTATTCCCGACCTTCGTTCCACTTATTTCTCTGCATATTTACCCGAAAACAAAGTTAAAAATTTTAAAGTCGGAAGTTCGGGCTATGCTCAAATCAGTGGCCGTCTTGATGAATTACTTAAAGTCAAGATTACAAAAATTTCCGCCACACCAGAAGATATTGCCTACCAAACTAAAGTCGGCTGGGGAAAAGCAGTTAAAACCACTGGTGTTAAATTTTACTTACTTACGCTCAAGACTGAGACTCTCCCTAAATGGCTACGTCCAGGAATGACGGGCATCGTAACACTCAAGGCCAAAGAAGACTCACGCCTTGCTGCTCCCGCCGCATTAGTGCATCACAAAGATAATAAGACTTATCTCGCTTATGATGGAACTATGCACCCAGTATCAGGAGAGTTTCAAGAACAGTATTTCTTTTTCAATAATCCAGAAGAATACGCAGGTATCAACTTCCAAAAATCTGCACCTTGGCCTAAACAAGAAGATACTAAAAGTGAAGAATTTACTGGAAAATCACTTATTCTCAGCGGTGAGATGACGGCAGTTCGTGAAAACTTGGTCATTGTTCCATATATTTCAGATAAAACGACCATTTCTTGGCTTATCCCTGAAGAAACTCGAGTCGAAGAAGGTGATGTACTCTCTCGCCTAGATGCTACCGAACTTGATGAAACACTCATTAAATCCGAAAGTACCCTTGCTGATCGTGAAGAATCCGTAGAAACCGCAAAAACAAAACTTCAAAAAACTCAAGATGAGTTCAATTTTGACAAACTGCGCCTCAACAACTCTCTTGAATCGGCACGAATCAGCAAAGATATTATTCTTAAACCTCTACTTAACAAAACACTCATCAGTAAGCGCTACAGTTACAAAGCTCTCAAACTTCAGTTAGATAATGAGCAATTCCTTTACTCTCGTCTTAAAGCTAAACCCTCTCATCTACTCTCCGCATCAGAAATGGCGAAAGCCAAGCTTTCCTATGAAGAAACCGTCCTCAAGCTCGAGAAATCAAAAATTGCTTTAGACGAAGAAGAGAAAGGTGCCAGCTCTGCGGAAATCGCAAAAGCTGAAATTGATTTTGAACTTGCTAAAGACAATATCGATCAAGTCATACAACGCATGCCCATTGATATTGAAGAAGATAAAAATTATCTTCAAAATACAGAAATCATCCTTCGTAATCACAGGACGAATCTCGATAACCTCAAGAAGGAATACGACAGTCTCGTGATCAAAGCCCCTACAAAAGGTACTGTACACTACAAAAAAATATGGTCGACGAATGGTGTTCAAAAAGTAGAAGTTGGTACTGAAGTCCGATCATGGACACGTATACTCGCCTTACCAGAAACTGAATTCATGACGGTCAAAGTTAAAGTTCTAGAAAAATTCTTCCCCATGATACAAGAGAACTCTACTGTCAAAATCACCATCCCTTCTATTCAGGGCAAGTTCTTCACCGGCAAGCTTGGGAAACCAGGGTTTAACTTTGAACAAGAGGATGAAATTGAACAAAGTACTGACCCCTACTCTTCCCGTGAGCCCAGCGGCAAAGTCTTTGCTGTATACGAAATTAAATTACCCTCACTCGCAAAATTTTTGATTAAACCAGGCTCCATTGCCAAAGTAGAAATACCCTTGAGCGAGGCACTATGAAAAAAATCATTATATTTTTAATTTTGCTCATCACTATTGCTTTAATAATTTATCGCCCGCAAACAATGGCCTTAAAGTACGTCTCCGTACAAATGACTGAACAAGGACAAACTCTGATTGAGAACGGCAATGTGGCTCCTGCAATTAAAAAAGATGTTGTCAGTGGTAGTAGCGGTAATTTGCTCAGTATTACCGAAAATAATACCTATGTTAAAAAAGGTGAATTAATTGCCTCTATTGATAACAAACGCATGCTAGATGAAATCCGCGGGTTTGAAAATGAGGTGGCAAATTTACAGAGAGCACTCAACCTTCAAAAAATCACTACTGAGCTCAATCTAAAAAGTTACGATGCGAGTGTGAGAACTTATCGCAACAAACTAAAAAGATCTGAGGAAATTTATAATTATGAAAAGGCTAAACCTCATCCTCATGAAGTAAAAACTATGCAGGTAGACTTAGAACTTTCTAAACTAAAGCGTGCGGAAGCTGAACGAGTGTTAAAAATTGAAACCAAGCTCTATGAAAAAGGCTTCATCTCTATCATGGCTTACGATAAGTATATCAAGAACCTTAAACTTGCCAAAGAAAACTTACGTCAGGTGATTACTCAAAATACTTCCTTAATGAAAGGCGTTGATCCAGATAAACTCAAAGTCCTCGATCAAAACATCCAAAATTCCCAAGTTGCCTTGGAAAAGCAAATTGAATTGCGCAAGAGAAAAGAAGCTTCATTGAAGAATCAGATTGACGAAACAAAGGCAAAAATCAACTCACTCAACACTGACCTTAAATACAAGAAAAAAATCGCTGTACAAACTCAAATCAAATCACCTTCTGAAGGCTATTTGAAAATCAAAAAAAGGCGTGACTTCAGCGCAGGCGGTATTTTCCTTGCTTACCAAGCGGGAAATAGCATTGGTCAAAACGTCATTATTGCCAATATAGTGGACCCCTCGAAAATGGAGGTCAACTGTACCGTCAATGAATCTGATTATGATAAAATTAGAGAAGGCATGGCGGTAGATATTGAATTTATAGCTTATCCTAAAAAAAATATTAAAGGCCGAGTCACTAGTATTTCTGGCCTTGGTCAAGATCGTAACACTTGGATTAAAAGCTCTGATGGTGATAGTCGTGTCTACCTCTTTGATGTCAAAATCGAGCTCAATAAAAACAACTTAAAACTCCACCCTGGAATGAGTGCCGCGGTGACTTTCAAGCTTGCAGACAAGCGCGCTTACCTCACTATCCCACGCTCAGCAATCATTCATACTGAAACTGGACTATTTGTGCAAACTCGCAATGGTCGTAAAAACATCGAAGGCCGAGTCCTTGATCACTTTAATTTCAGCATCGAAAATGGCATAAGTGAAGGAGATGAAGTTCTCCTCTATCCTGGAGGAAACCATGAGTAATCAGTTAATTAAAATACGTGGACTTCAACGCCATTATCACATGGGTGAAGAAACTGTAAAAGCACTTGATGGGGTAGATTTAGATATTCAGACAGGTGAGTTTGTCATGATTATCGGAAGTTCCGGCTCTGGTAAATCTACTCTCATGCACATCCTTGGCTTACTCGACACTCCCGATGGTGGTAGCTTAGAGTATAATGGCATTGATGTGGCCAAGATGAAGGATGAAGAACTCTCTTCATTTCGAAATCGTACCGTGGGTTTTGTTTTTCAGCAATTTAACCTCTTACCACACCTCACCATTACAGAGAATATTGCTCTCCCCCTTGCCTATGCGGGCGGGATGAAAGACGACAATCTAGAAGTCGCAAAAGTTTACGCTTCCAAAATGGGCCTTGGTGAACGTTTAGGGCACAAACCTACAGAGCTTTCTGGCGGTCAAAATCAACGTGTGGCTATTTCCCGTGCACTTGTTAACAACCCCGATATCCTGATGGCCGACGAACCCACGGGTGCACTCGATTCTAAAACGGGTCAAGAAATCATGGAGATCCTGCACCAACTCAACCGCGAAGGCAAGACCATTATTATGGTTACCCACGACCGCGAGTTAGCAGAAACTGGAACACGTAAAATAACCATGAAAGATGGTGAAGTGATTGATGATTCAGGACATTCTGTCCTTCCTCCTAACAATGATATGCCAAAAAAGCTCACAGAAAACTATGGCATACGTTTACCGCAACTTATCATGGCAGGTGTTCGCGAAGGGCTTCTCCCCCATAAAATGCGTTCATTCCTTACCATGCTCGGCATCATCATTGGGGTGAGTTCTGTCATCTGTATGTCTTCATTTTCGCTTGGTAGTAAAAAGAAGCAAGCCGATCAAATTAGAGCTCTTGGCTCAAATTTAGTGAAGCTTACTAACCTCCCACTTAAGGACGCTGAGCTCAACCAAGCTCGCATACGTGGCTCACAGGGATTAAGTCTCAAAGATTATGAAACTCTCATCCAGCAAGATGATATCCAAGCTTATTCTGCCGTACGAGAAACTCCTATGACCGTACTTAACGATGGCCATGCCCTGAAAGCTCGTGTTCGTGCTGTTGCTGATAATTTTCTACAGGTCAATAACCTTAAGCTTAGTGAGGGGCGTGATTTTGATCCTTTTGACCAAAACTTTGCGTCTAAAGTCTGTATTGTTGGCCCTGGAATTGCCTCTACAGTAGATTCCCCCGTCATAGGAAACACGCTCACTCTCGGTGGCATACCTTATACTATTGTGGGTATCCTCAAGAACCAGAATATTAACCTCAAGGGTCTTGAGTCGTCTGGCTTAAAAGATTCCAGCACTGATATAATTATTCCTCTACACACGGCCTTAACCCGTATTAATCAACAAAAATTACGCAGTCAATTAGATGAAATTCAACTTCAGGTTAAAGATGAAAATCAGCTCATTAGCTCCGGTGCTAATATTTCTAAAATCATTCAAGGACTTCATAACGGCGTGAAAGATTTTGAAATCGTTATCCCCATTGACCTCCTTCGTCAACAAGAAGAAGCAGGAAAACTACTCGATATTTTAACAGTTATTATTTCTTCTATCTCAATGGTAGTGGGTGGCATTGGCATCATGAATATCATGCTTGCTTCTGTCCGTGAACGCGTTCGCGAGATTGGCATTCGCCGCGCGACGGGCGCATCTCAAAACAATATCCTCATGCAATTTTTAGCTGAGTCAGTGATTCTCTCTGCAACAGGAGGTGTATTTGGTGTCTTGCTCTCCTTATTAGTGGTATTTGTAACCTGTTCAGCCTTAGATATCCCCGTTGTTTTTTCTATCCCTCTATTATTTATTTCCTTTGCTGCATCCATGTCAACCGGATTAGTTTTCGGTCTCTTTCCCGCAAAAAATGCAGCTCAACTTAACCCTGTGGAAGCCTTGAGAAGCGAATGAAAAACTTATTATTTATCCTACTCTTTACCTGTACCCTTCATGCTCAGCAAAAAACATGGAGCATTGATACCATCATTGAATACGCTGTGAAAAATTCACAGACTATTAAAAACTCCGAGCTCAGCTTAGAAAACCGGGTTCAAAACTCCGCCATTGCACGTTCCGCTTATGATCTAGGTATTAGTTCAACCGCGAGCTCTAAAACTGATGGTAGCTCGGATAGTCAATCCTTCCGACTCAATCAGCCTCTCCCTGCAGGTTTCGAGGCTAATGTAACTGGTGCGCACTCACAGAATGGCAATTCCGATACTGATAATACCGACCTTGCTCTCTCTATCTCAAAGCAAATACTCGGCGGAGGTAGCCTCAGTAGCTCACTCAAAAGCATTCGCAATGCACATACTGATGAACTTATTGGTCTCAACTCACTCAAGCGTTCTAAGCGTGATCTCGTCCGCGATGTTATGAATAGTTTTTATCGGCTCATCCGTATAAGCAAATCTCTCGACATTTCTCTTCGTCGTTTAGAAACTTCTAAAAAGAATTTAGAGATGGCCATTGCCCGTGAAGATCCCTTAGATATTTCATCTGCAAAAATCAATGTCCCAAGAGATGAAATTTCAGTCATTGCAGCACGTGTCAACTTAAAAAATGAACTTGATAATCTCCAAGTTCTTATGGGTTTAGCTCCTAAAGAAGAGTTTAAAGTCGAAACAAATTTCGAATTCTCACTCGCTAAACCCAATAGCGCGGAAGACATGATATATGCTCAACAAAACTCAGAAGACTTTCTGAATCTTGAATTATCACGTATCAAACTCGATCGGGAACTCGAGGATAGAGATGAAAAGAATTCAGTTGATGTCAGCCTCTTTGTTCGACATAACCTAGAGAATGACACCAACGAAAATATCAACTTAAGAGGTGATGAAGAAACTACCGTAGGGGTAAACTTAAATTGGACACTGGGCAATCGAGCCGAAATAGCTCAGCTTAAAATTGCCAAAAATAACTTGCGTGAGAATGGCTTCGATTATAAGATATTATATAATCAGCGCCTCCAGAGTTTACGGCGCCTTGAAAGAGCACTCAACGAGCTCAATAAATCTATTCAGGTACAGATCCAAGAAATCAAATTTAATGAAGAGCAACTCGAACTTTACAAAGACCGCTGGGAAAGTGGCAAGATGGCCATTCTCGAATATCTCCGTAGTCAAAATCGTCTAGAGGACTCACGTATTCAACTCATTAATCTTAAGACAAATTACATGGAGACACTGCAAAATTATTTATTTGATACAGGCATGTCCTACGCACCGAACCTCACCATTGTTAAAAAAGATAAGTTGACAAACTTAGATGAGATTTCAGTCTACAAATAATCGTTTTATCCTCCGAACTCATTACGGGGCTTCTTCCCCCCCTTATGACTTTCCCACGCAGTAAGTTCGCTGAGGCTTTACCTTCTAGCATGAAAAGATCAAATTCCTTATAAACCATAGTTCAGATAAGCTTCTGCCATACCTGCATTGGTTTTGTTATCCAAGATTCCAACATGGCCATCGACGAAAGACACATTCATTTTTCCTTGATGCCTATCTGTTAGGACCATCGCCCCCCATGCACTACCACTTCCCAATAAGGCCCATTCTAAGATACTTGGACGATTCCCGTTTGACCAAAGTCTTGCGGTATTAGTAAATTGTACTTCTGGTTCAAAAACTGTTACTGTCTGAGAAGGATAAACCACATTGCTCAGTTCATTAGCAAAGTTCACCGTATTTTCTTGACTGTACATGGCATCATTCGTTCCAAAATTATGCTTGGCAATAAAGCCATAATAACCTCCTAAATTTACTGAAAAAGTATCCTTCACATCGTCGTCTGCAGGACAAATAAAACCCTTCATTATACTTTCATTCAAGGTACTTTCTTCAATTGTTGCAATAGAAGTCGTATCTAGATTTACTCCCATATAAAGCGCAAGGTTTTCTATGTGCCCCACGGCTTTCCCTGCTACCATGAGAGAATTTGTAGCTTCCGCAGGATCCCATTGTCCCCCCGTCATTTTACCCCCTGGTGGCGTTTGATTATTATAATCATCCCCAAACATATATAAGGCCGTATTATACTGTTTATAATTTGAGGTACACGATGCCAATATAGCTTTTTGGCGAGCCTTGCCTAAAACGGGCATAAGTATTGAAGCTAGAATCCCGATAATGGCAATCACTACGAGTAATTCGATCAGTGTAAAAAAGTTCTTTTTCATTTTATAATCCTTTAACTATGTTTAACTTCGTACGCTTGCGAAATATACCAAAGTGACAGAATGAGTAAAAAAAATTAA is from Lentisphaera profundi and encodes:
- a CDS encoding TolC family protein; the encoded protein is MKNLLFILLFTCTLHAQQKTWSIDTIIEYAVKNSQTIKNSELSLENRVQNSAIARSAYDLGISSTASSKTDGSSDSQSFRLNQPLPAGFEANVTGAHSQNGNSDTDNTDLALSISKQILGGGSLSSSLKSIRNAHTDELIGLNSLKRSKRDLVRDVMNSFYRLIRISKSLDISLRRLETSKKNLEMAIAREDPLDISSAKINVPRDEISVIAARVNLKNELDNLQVLMGLAPKEEFKVETNFEFSLAKPNSAEDMIYAQQNSEDFLNLELSRIKLDRELEDRDEKNSVDVSLFVRHNLENDTNENINLRGDEETTVGVNLNWTLGNRAEIAQLKIAKNNLRENGFDYKILYNQRLQSLRRLERALNELNKSIQVQIQEIKFNEEQLELYKDRWESGKMAILEYLRSQNRLEDSRIQLINLKTNYMETLQNYLFDTGMSYAPNLTIVKKDKLTNLDEISVYK
- a CDS encoding HlyD family secretion protein, which gives rise to MKKIIIFLILLITIALIIYRPQTMALKYVSVQMTEQGQTLIENGNVAPAIKKDVVSGSSGNLLSITENNTYVKKGELIASIDNKRMLDEIRGFENEVANLQRALNLQKITTELNLKSYDASVRTYRNKLKRSEEIYNYEKAKPHPHEVKTMQVDLELSKLKRAEAERVLKIETKLYEKGFISIMAYDKYIKNLKLAKENLRQVITQNTSLMKGVDPDKLKVLDQNIQNSQVALEKQIELRKRKEASLKNQIDETKAKINSLNTDLKYKKKIAVQTQIKSPSEGYLKIKKRRDFSAGGIFLAYQAGNSIGQNVIIANIVDPSKMEVNCTVNESDYDKIREGMAVDIEFIAYPKKNIKGRVTSISGLGQDRNTWIKSSDGDSRVYLFDVKIELNKNNLKLHPGMSAAVTFKLADKRAYLTIPRSAIIHTETGLFVQTRNGRKNIEGRVLDHFNFSIENGISEGDEVLLYPGGNHE
- a CDS encoding ATP-binding cassette domain-containing protein, with the translated sequence MSNQLIKIRGLQRHYHMGEETVKALDGVDLDIQTGEFVMIIGSSGSGKSTLMHILGLLDTPDGGSLEYNGIDVAKMKDEELSSFRNRTVGFVFQQFNLLPHLTITENIALPLAYAGGMKDDNLEVAKVYASKMGLGERLGHKPTELSGGQNQRVAISRALVNNPDILMADEPTGALDSKTGQEIMEILHQLNREGKTIIMVTHDRELAETGTRKITMKDGEVIDDSGHSVLPPNNDMPKKLTENYGIRLPQLIMAGVREGLLPHKMRSFLTMLGIIIGVSSVICMSSFSLGSKKKQADQIRALGSNLVKLTNLPLKDAELNQARIRGSQGLSLKDYETLIQQDDIQAYSAVRETPMTVLNDGHALKARVRAVADNFLQVNNLKLSEGRDFDPFDQNFASKVCIVGPGIASTVDSPVIGNTLTLGGIPYTIVGILKNQNINLKGLESSGLKDSSTDIIIPLHTALTRINQQKLRSQLDEIQLQVKDENQLISSGANISKIIQGLHNGVKDFEIVIPIDLLRQQEEAGKLLDILTVIISSISMVVGGIGIMNIMLASVRERVREIGIRRATGASQNNILMQFLAESVILSATGGVFGVLLSLLVVFVTCSALDIPVVFSIPLLFISFAASMSTGLVFGLFPAKNAAQLNPVEALRSE
- a CDS encoding prepilin-type N-terminal cleavage/methylation domain-containing protein — protein: MKKNFFTLIELLVVIAIIGILASILMPVLGKARQKAILASCTSNYKQYNTALYMFGDDYNNQTPPGGKMTGGQWDPAEATNSLMVAGKAVGHIENLALYMGVNLDTTSIATIEESTLNESIMKGFICPADDDVKDTFSVNLGGYYGFIAKHNFGTNDAMYSQENTVNFANELSNVVYPSQTVTVFEPEVQFTNTARLWSNGNRPSILEWALLGSGSAWGAMVLTDRHQGKMNVSFVDGHVGILDNKTNAGMAEAYLNYGL
- a CDS encoding HlyD family secretion protein, whose translation is MLSKYSLILFIFSFSVFAEKAALRPYRPSVNLRVETEAKSAQSFDAGRSTSVIDFVLQDGARVKKGDVVLSFNSESTKHRYDQKVHNKTASELTYKNKIFEINNKIKDLKNEIKDHKEAVLTQEVTLSALRNLPKEEDVKLAKSSLRVAEVDFEAAQEELDKAKIRFDKNYISSVEYAAIELNYKLKDNSLKQQQALLSVTQEKADPRLVKKAELKLENLSLQYEFSQKSLSDSIKIAESKIKKQEKYLDKLDKDIEKYKERLENLVQKAEVDGFVKYASISTPIEAGSTIYWGQTLASIPDLRSTYFSAYLPENKVKNFKVGSSGYAQISGRLDELLKVKITKISATPEDIAYQTKVGWGKAVKTTGVKFYLLTLKTETLPKWLRPGMTGIVTLKAKEDSRLAAPAALVHHKDNKTYLAYDGTMHPVSGEFQEQYFFFNNPEEYAGINFQKSAPWPKQEDTKSEEFTGKSLILSGEMTAVRENLVIVPYISDKTTISWLIPEETRVEEGDVLSRLDATELDETLIKSESTLADREESVETAKTKLQKTQDEFNFDKLRLNNSLESARISKDIILKPLLNKTLISKRYSYKALKLQLDNEQFLYSRLKAKPSHLLSASEMAKAKLSYEETVLKLEKSKIALDEEEKGASSAEIAKAEIDFELAKDNIDQVIQRMPIDIEEDKNYLQNTEIILRNHRTNLDNLKKEYDSLVIKAPTKGTVHYKKIWSTNGVQKVEVGTEVRSWTRILALPETEFMTVKVKVLEKFFPMIQENSTVKITIPSIQGKFFTGKLGKPGFNFEQEDEIEQSTDPYSSREPSGKVFAVYEIKLPSLAKFLIKPGSIAKVEIPLSEAL